DNA sequence from the Methanococcus maripaludis genome:
GGAATTATCCAAAACATTATTATATTTTCAGTGTCTTTTTTAGTAAATTAATTGTTATTTTAGGTATCTAGGTGAAATTTTGAATAAATCAAAAAAATTGGAAATTTTAAAAGCATTATTTTACACGTGCATGATACTCGCAAACGTCATAGCTGTTAAAATCGGCAGTTTTTGGGGTTATGTTATGACTGTAGGAATTTTAACGTACCCAATCACGTATTTAATGACTGATATAATAAGTGAATGCTGGTCAAAAGAGGAAGCAAGAAACACAGTCATTTTTGGATTTGTTTTAAGCATTATTTCTGTCATTGTTACCCAATCAGCAGTTTTGGTTCCAAATGCACCATTTTACGATGGTTCATCATTTGAAGCCGTGTTTAATTTTGTTCCAAGGGTAGTTTTAGCATCATTAATGGCATATTTTGTATCCCAAAACATTGACGTTTCGCTATTCCACAAAATTAAATCATATACTGGAAAAAAACATTTATGGATTAGAAACAATATCTCTACAATGGTAAGCCAGTTATTTGATAGTTTTTTATTCATTTCAATTGCTTTTTACGGCATATTGCCAGTTGATGCGATAATAACAATGATTGGGGTGCAGTACGGATTTAAATTTATTATAGCAATAATGGATACTCCGTTTATATACCTTGGAAGGCATTGGATTGAAAAATAAAAAATAGTTAAATTTTAAGATTTATTTTAAGATTTAAGATTCTTAATTATTTTTTAAACGTATTAGTTCTTGCCCCAGCAACTTGGTTCGCAATCCTTGCGGCAAATGCACCTGCAACAAATCCTGCATCGATATTTACAACAGATACTACCGAACAGGACTGAAGCATTGATAAAAGTGCAGCTTCACCCTTTGCACCAGCACCGTAACCAGTAGATACTGGAAGACCGACAACTGGGACATCAACAAGTGCAGAAACCACTGTTGGAAGAGTTCCTTCCCTTCCAGCAGCAACTACAATTGAATCAGGTTTTTTATTCTTTAGTATCTCCATTTCATTAACAAGCCTGTGAAGTCCCGCAACTCCAACATCATATATTGCAATTGTTTCACAGCCCATTTCTGAAGCGGTCATTTTCGCTTCTTCTGCTACATCAATATCTGCAGTACCTGCAGTAATTACTGCAACTACACCGCCAGTTTTTTTAATTGGCGTACCATTATGAACTACTGCTGTAGTTGAATGAATGCCCCATTCAATCTCACCAGATTTAAAATTTGATTGCAGTGCAGTTCTATGGGTTTCACTAATACGTGTGATTAAAACACGACCACTGGCATCCCTTTGAGCTTTTGCAATTTTTACTACGTCTTCAGGGGTTTTTCCTTCAGCAAGCAATGCTTCAATAATTCCTGTT
Encoded proteins:
- a CDS encoding queuosine precursor transporter yields the protein MNKSKKLEILKALFYTCMILANVIAVKIGSFWGYVMTVGILTYPITYLMTDIISECWSKEEARNTVIFGFVLSIISVIVTQSAVLVPNAPFYDGSSFEAVFNFVPRVVLASLMAYFVSQNIDVSLFHKIKSYTGKKHLWIRNNISTMVSQLFDSFLFISIAFYGILPVDAIITMIGVQYGFKFIIAIMDTPFIYLGRHWIEK
- the larB gene encoding nickel pincer cofactor biosynthesis protein LarB; its protein translation is MDLKSILNNVKNSETDIETAEAAIRSMGYVSVTDIAKIDTFRKHRTGIIEALLAEGKTPEDVVKIAKAQRDASGRVLITRISETHRTALQSNFKSGEIEWGIHSTTAVVHNGTPIKKTGGVVAVITAGTADIDVAEEAKMTASEMGCETIAIYDVGVAGLHRLVNEMEILKNKKPDSIVVAAGREGTLPTVVSALVDVPVVGLPVSTGYGAGAKGEAALLSMLQSCSVVSVVNIDAGFVAGAFAARIANQVAGARTNTFKK